GGAGAGGTCGTGCAGCCACACCCGCCGCCCGGCCCAGCGCACCCCGCCGTCCGGGGTGAGGGTGATCTCCGACATCGGCGTCGACAGGCCCTCGCCGGTCGACTTGAGGAGCGCCTCCTTGCGCGTCCAGAGCCGGAAGAACTCGGCCTCGTCGGCGACGGTCTCGTCGGGCGAGCAGGCGTGCGCGGTCATCCCGGCGAGGTCGGGGAGCGGGCGGGCCTGCTCGACGTCGAGGCCGACGGGCCCGTCGTGCACGGCCAGCCCGACCAGGTCACCGGCGTGGGTCATCGAGAACCCCGGGCCGTCGTGCGCGAGGCGGGGCTTGCCGTGCTGCTCACCGCAGCGGCAGGTGCGGTCGAAGGTCAGCGCGGCGGGGTCGGCGTCGAGCCGGGCGGCGAGCACGAGCCGGGTCAGCGCGTGCGCGGCGAGGTAGCGGGCGGCGTCGAGATCGCGGCGGAAGCGGCCGATCCGTGCGCGCTCGTGCGCGTCGAGGAGGTCGAGGAGCCCGGGTGCGTCCCCGGGGGCGAGCGGTGCCGCCCACCAGACCGTGCAGGTACCCACACGGCAGATGGTAGGCGCCGCCGGTCCCGTGGACGCGGGACCGGCGGCGCGGCGGGACCGGGTCAGGCCGAGCGGCGGATCGGCGCGACCCGGCGGCCCTGGGCGGGCCGGGCGGGTGCCGCCGGGCCGCGGTAGCGGGCGGCCGGGGGCACGGGTTCGGTGCGCTTCCCGCGGCGGGCGGCGCGGTTCTGCGGCGGGTTCGGGTCCGGTTCACGCATGCGGATCTCCTGAGGGCGGCACGGGGCCGGGCGGCGACGGCCGGACCGGCCGGTGGACGGGGACGGGCGGCGGGGACCGGAGGGGTCGACCGGCCGCGGGGCCGCAGCTCGCGGCGGGCGTCTCAGTTGCGCATGCCGGGGACGGTAGCCGCGCGGCGCGCGGGCCCGCCACCGGATTCCTAGAGTGGGTCCCGTGGTGGACGTCGTGGTGGTCGGGGGCGGCATCGCCGGGGTGTCGGTGGCCTACGAGCTGGCGGCCGACCGGTCCGTGCTCCTGCTGGAGGCCGAGACCGCACTGGGCAGGCACTCCACCGCCCGCTCGGCCGCGGTCTACGTGCCCGGGCACGGCGTCGGGGCGGTGCGCGCGCTGATCGAGCGCAGCGGTCCGCGGTTCGCCGCGCTCGCCGACGAGCTGGGCACGCCGCCGCTGCTCACCCCCCGTCCCGTGCTGTGGGTCGGCTGCGACGACGAGGGCGCGGCGGCGCTGGCCGGGGTCCTCGCCGAGCGCGCGGGCGAGCCGGACGCCCCCGTCGCGATCGACGCGGACGGGGCCGGCCGGC
This sequence is a window from Pseudonocardia petroleophila. Protein-coding genes within it:
- a CDS encoding 4'-phosphopantetheinyl transferase family protein, with the translated sequence MGTCTVWWAAPLAPGDAPGLLDLLDAHERARIGRFRRDLDAARYLAAHALTRLVLAARLDADPAALTFDRTCRCGEQHGKPRLAHDGPGFSMTHAGDLVGLAVHDGPVGLDVEQARPLPDLAGMTAHACSPDETVADEAEFFRLWTRKEALLKSTGEGLSTPMSEITLTPDGGVRWAGRRVWLHDLSPAPGHPAALAGPGPAAPDVVEADGDALLRTRP